The Streptomyces noursei ATCC 11455 sequence GGGCTGGATGGTGCGGTCGTGGGAGTTCTTGACGATGACGACGTCGCCGATCAGCGAGTTGCGGTAGAACCAGGCCGCCGGGGTCCCGGCGTCGCCGCCGCCGCGCTGGTCGTAGAGGCCGACGCAGCCGTGGCTGGCGTTGCGGGTGCCGAACGCGTCCCGGCCCGACCAGTAGTTGCCGTGGATGAAGGTGCCGGAGGTGCTCAACCGCATGGCGTGCGGGACGTCCTTGATGTCGTACTCGCCGCCGTAGCCGACGGTCTCGCCGTTCATCCGCGTCACCGGGTGCTTCTCGCTGATCACCATCTGGCCGTTGTAGGTCTCGGTGCCCGGGGCGCCCGCGGTGATCGGCACGGTCCGCAGCGTCTTCCCGTCGCGGACGACGGTCATCTGCTTGGTCCGGGCGTCCACGGTGCTGACCTGGCTGCGGCCGATGGTGAACGAGACCTCCTTGGCCTGGGTGCCGTAGACGCCCGGGCGGCCCTCGACGCCGTCGAGGTCGAGCCGGAGGGTGACCTTGGTGCCCGGTGCCCAGTACGCACGGGGGCGGAAGTCGAGGCGGTCGTTGCCGAACCAGTGGCCGGCGATCGGGACCGCGGGCCGCGCGGTGACCGTGATGGCCTTCTCGACGGCCCGGGGGCGGGTGATGCCGCGGCTGAAACGGATCGAGACCGGCATCCCGACGCCCACCCGCTGGCCGTTCTCCGGGCTGTACTGGCCGATGAAGGTGTTCTTCGGGACGAGCGTGGTGAACGTGG is a genomic window containing:
- a CDS encoding L,D-transpeptidase, translating into MNVQPMAGEPVRRRRARRAGAPLALLLAPLLLLVSACGGDEGAASPRRTGADTAASQAAVVIAPQDGAREVATSGALKVTARKGTLRSVKVTDAKGNAVDGKISGDGALWRPDSHLGSSTRYTVDAVAVDARGRQAAEHATFTTLVPKNTFIGQYSPENGQRVGVGMPVSIRFSRGITRPRAVEKAITVTARPAVPIAGHWFGNDRLDFRPRAYWAPGTKVTLRLDLDGVEGRPGVYGTQAKEVSFTIGRSQVSTVDARTKQMTVVRDGKTLRTVPITAGAPGTETYNGQMVISEKHPVTRMNGETVGYGGEYDIKDVPHAMRLSTSGTFIHGNYWSGRDAFGTRNASHGCVGLYDQRGGGDAGTPAAWFYRNSLIGDVVIVKNSHDRTIQPDNGFGDWNLSWEQWRAA